CGCCGACCGCCTCTCCCGTCGCGGTCACGACCGGGCGTCCGAGCCAGCGGAACGGCAGTCCGCCGCGGGGGCGCGGGAAATCCGGGTCGGCGTAGCGGCTCCGGAGGAAGCCGACCATCCTGCCCACGGCGCCCTCGGCGCCTTCCCGCGTCCCGATCCCCGGCAGGGCCACCACGTAGCAGGTCCCCAGGGACCGCCAGGATTCCGGCGCGAACGGCGCGCCGTCGTCCCAGAACAGGTCGCCGGAGTCCAGCAGGGGCTCGTGCCAATCGATCAGCGGGTAGAGCTTCAGCTCGCCCCGCAGACCCACCGCCTTGACCACGTCGGCGACGGGCACGAACTCGTCAGCCGGGAATCCCGTCATGCGCTACTGCTCGTTCGCGATCTCGAAGCCGAAGCGCCGGTCGACCCGCAGACCCACGGCCTGCAGCAGGCCGCGCACCGCCTTCACGGTCGCGCCCCCCTTGCCGATGATCTGGCCCACGTCGTCCGGATGCACCTGCACCAGGAAGACCTCCTCGCCGTCGCGCTCCAGGGACTGGATGCGCACGTCCTCGGGATGGTCGACCAGGTTCACCGCGATGTACGAGACCAGTTCCATGGCCTTGCTCATGGCGGTCAGCTCTCTTCCGCGGGCGCGTCGCCCTCGGCGGTCGTCTCTTCGACAACGACGGCTTCGGCGGCGGCGGCTTCGGCCTCGGCGGCGGCCGCGGCTTCCGCGGCGGCCTGCTTGGCCGCGGCGGCTTCGGCGGCGGCGGCGGCCTCCTCGGCGGCCTTCTTGGCGGCGACGGCTTCGGCCTTCGCCTTGCGATCCTGCTCGGCCTTGGCCTGGGCCTTGGCGCCGAGGCGGCCGTCGAGGTCGCTCTTCCAGGCCGAAACGCGGGCCTCGACCTCGTCGACGGACAGGCCCTGCCGCAGCAGCTCCCACCGCAGCAGGACGCCCTCGCGGCGCATCAGGGAGCGGGCGGTCTCGCTGACCGTGGCGCCTTTGCGCAGCCAGGCGATGATCTCCTGCTCGTGCAGTTTCACTTCCAGCGGCTCGGCGAAGGGGTTGTAGTAGCCCAGGTTCGCCAGGTAGGCGCCGTCGCGCCGGTTGCGGCTGTCGGTGACGATCAGCCGGTAGAAGGGCCTCTGCTTGCGACCCATGCGGGTCAGACGAATCGTGGTCGACACTGAGTACCTCCGGGTTCGTGTCGGTGTGTTGCCCCGCACCCGCCGTTCAGGCGCGAAGCGATCCAATATAGGTCCCCGGACGGCCGGATCCAAGCCGCCCGGACCGCGGGACGGGGCCTAGCCGCGCCCGCCCAGCACCTTGCGTCCGAACTCCTCCAGACCGCCGGCGGCGTTGATGCTGCGCATCATCCGCCGCATGTCGCGGTACTGCTTCAGCAACCGGTTGACCTGGGACACGTTCGTGCCGCTGCCGCGGGCGATCCGCTTGCGGCGCGAGCCGTTGATGATCTCCGGGCTGCGGCGCTCGGTCGGGGTCATCGAGTTCAGGATGGCCTCGACCTTGCCCAGCTGCCCCTCGTCGACGTTGGACTTGTCGATCATCCCGCCGTCGACCCCGGGCAGCATCTTCATGATCCCCTTCAGGGGGCCCATCCGCCGCACCTGGCGGATCTGCTTCTGGAAATCCTCGAGCGTGAACTGGTTCTGCAGGAAGCGCTCGGCCAGCGCCTCGGCCTCCTGCTGGTCCATGTTCTCCTCGGCCCGCTCGATCAGCGACATGACGTCGCCCATGCCGAGGATCCGGCCCGCCATGCGGTCCGGATGGAAGGTCTCCAGGTCGGCCAGCTTCTCGCCGGTGGAGACGAGCTTGACGGGACGGCCGGTCACGGCCTTCACCGACAGCGCGGCGCCGCCGCGGGCGTCGCCGTCCATCTTGGTCAGCACGGCGCCGTCGAAACCCACCCGCGAGGCGAACTCGCGGGCCACGGTCACCGCCTCCTGGCCGGTCATGGCGTCCACGACCAGGAGCTTCTCGTCCATCGGCACGGCCTTG
This is a stretch of genomic DNA from bacterium. It encodes these proteins:
- the ffh gene encoding signal recognition particle protein, with the translated sequence MFQELTSRLGGALRKLSGQDRLTEENVRDALREVRLALLEADVNYQVAKDFVARVAEKAAGQQVWDSLSADQQVVKIVRDEIVDLLGGETASLNLSGTPVATVMVMGLQGSGKTTFCAKLAQRLVKEGRSPLLVAADIYRPAAIDQLETLAAQAGVPVHADRERRNAAQIVKLGLRRARDNKCDVLIVDTAGRLHIDATLMDELVAIDKAVPMDEKLLVVDAMTGQEAVTVAREFASRVGFDGAVLTKMDGDARGGAALSVKAVTGRPVKLVSTGEKLADLETFHPDRMAGRILGMGDVMSLIERAEENMDQQEAEALAERFLQNQFTLEDFQKQIRQVRRMGPLKGIMKMLPGVDGGMIDKSNVDEGQLGKVEAILNSMTPTERRSPEIINGSRRKRIARGSGTNVSQVNRLLKQYRDMRRMMRSINAAGGLEEFGRKVLGGRG
- the rpsP gene encoding 30S ribosomal protein S16, with the translated sequence MSTTIRLTRMGRKQRPFYRLIVTDSRNRRDGAYLANLGYYNPFAEPLEVKLHEQEIIAWLRKGATVSETARSLMRREGVLLRWELLRQGLSVDEVEARVSAWKSDLDGRLGAKAQAKAEQDRKAKAEAVAAKKAAEEAAAAAEAAAAKQAAAEAAAAAEAEAAAAEAVVVEETTAEGDAPAEES
- a CDS encoding KH domain-containing protein is translated as MSKAMELVSYIAVNLVDHPEDVRIQSLERDGEEVFLVQVHPDDVGQIIGKGGATVKAVRGLLQAVGLRVDRRFGFEIANEQ